AGCACACGGGCGGGGTCGATAGCGAGGGTGCGCTTGGCCGTCTGCTCAAGCGCATTGCCGAGGTCGATGCCGTTGTACCATGCCGCGTTGACGGTGCGGTCCACGCTGACTGTGACAAAGCGTATGCCGGTGCCTTCGAACTGCCGGTTCAGGCTATCCGTCTGCGCATCGAGCCGGGTGTCGGGGATGTCGGCCTGCCTGCTGTCGGGGCGGATGACGTGGTAGGCAACGGGCACCACGAGCTCTTGACCAGCGAGGCGCTCCAGAGCGGCCTCCACATCAACGCCCTTCATCATGCGGCGGTCCTGCAGCGTGGGCTGAGGCGTCGCACACCGTTCGTGGTCATGCGCAACGCCGCCCGGAAACGTGAGGACGGTCTGAGCGAGGGTCGAGGGAGCGAGAGCGACGAAGCTCAGGGCGACCGTGAGGCCGAAAAGGGGGCGAAGCATTGATCGGGGAAAAGACACGGACTTCGGAGTGGAATGGCGCAACATACGCGGTAGCGCAGGCTCTCGAAAGGCAAATCCTGCAAACGGCTGTGCAAACGACTGTGCCTGCGGCCTTCAGAAATAGGGAGCCCATCAGGCCTAGGCCGCGTTGACATTAGGCGAGCAGGAGTAGCGTCGATACCACGTGCACAAACGCGAGGTAGTTGCGGCCCGTCTGCTCGTAGCGCGTCCCCACCCGACGATACCGCTTCAACCGACCGATCAGCCGTTCTACTTGATTGCGCTCCCGGTAGAGCTCGCGGTCGAAGGCCGGCTTCCGTGAACGCGCCGCACTCGGCTTGATCACCGCCTCGATGCCCTGCGCCGCCAACGCCATCCGGATAGCATCAGAGTCGTAGGCGGCATCGGCGAGCACCGCTTCGGCAGCCAGTCCTTCGATGAGCGGCAACACCGCTTGACTGTCGGCGCTTTGCCCCGGTGCGAGCGCGAAGCGGACCGGGTTGCCGAGCGCGTCGCAGGCCACATGCAGCTTGGTCGAGAGGCCCCCGCGGCTGCGCCCTAGGGCCTCCCGTTGGGCCGCTAGCTCGCTGCTAGCCCCCTTTTGCGCCCTCGTGAGGCATCTTGGTGAGCCCGGAGGATGGTCGAGTCAACCATGAGCCACTCGAGGTCCGGGTCCTGAACGGCTTCGAAGAGGCGCTGCCAGACGCCCTTCTTGCTCCAGCGGTTGAAGCGAACGAAGACGCTGTTCCACTTGCCGAAGCGCTCGGGGAGGTCACGCCAGCGCCCGCCGTTGTTGGCGACGAAGAGGACGGCTTCGAGGAAGAGGCGGTTGTCGCGGGCGGTGCGTCCTCGGTCGCCGGGCTTCCCGGGCAGCAGGGGAGCGATGCGTGCGAACTGTTGGTCGGTGAGGGTATGAGCGGGCACGGGCAGCAGAGGTTGGTTGCTGCGGGTATCGACCATCGGCCGTCCGACTCAAATGTCAACGCTACCTAGTCATCGACGACCATGGGCCGTAGTCACGGTACCCTCAACGGGGCCGGCACAACCAGGTAACAGGTCGAGCTATTCGACGCGCCTCAATCGGCGGCAGCCGCGGCACCCACGATGCCGGCGTTGTTTTGCAATTCGGCGGGCAACAGCTTGGCACGGGTGGAGAGGTGGTGGCCGAACTGGCTCCACCGTTTCAGTTTGCTCACGCCCCCGCCAATGAGGATCGTGTCCGGATTGAGCAGCTCTTCGACGTAGTCCAAGTACGCCTGGACACGGTCCGCCCACGCTTCCCAACTTAGGGCGTCGTCCTCACGCTGCCGGGCTGCAGCGTAGTGCTCGGCGATCCCGCTGTGCCTTCCTGAAAGAAAGTGAAGGTGCCCTAGTTCGGTGTTCGGGACGAGGTCCCCGTCGTGAAAGAGGGCGCTCCCGATGCCCGTGCCAAAGGTGAGCAGGAGCAGCGAACCGCGCCGATGGCGTCGTCCTGCCCCGTAGCGCACCTCTGCGAGGCCAGCCGCATCGGCATCGTTGAGGACGACGGGCGGCTCGGGTAGCACCTTGCGCAGCAGCTTCTTCGCGTTCGTGCCCACCCACCCTTTGTCGATGTTGGCGGCCGTGTAGACCGTGCCGTGGCGCACTACGCCGGGCAGCGCACAGCCGACGGGTCCCTTCCAGTCGAAGTGCTTGGCGATAGCCCCGACGACTTCGGCGACAGCCTCTGGCGTGGCGGGTTGAGGCGTCGGGATGCGGTGTCGGTCGGCGATCAGCTCGCCACGCTTGAGATGGACGGGGGCACCTTTGATGCCGGTGCCCCCGATGTCGATCCCGAGCACTTTCGAGGCCATCGAGGGGGTGGGGTGGGGTGGAACGGTTGGGGGACCCCACCTTCACACAAACAGTGCCGCGCTGAAACAGCCTAGTTGCGAGGTGGAGCAGCCTCAAAATACTGGACACTGAACCAGTCCGCCGCATCGGTCCAGATGTGGCGACGCGTCCACCCCGCCCGCCCAGCGAGCTTAAAGAATTCGTCGAGGGTGTACTTGTGCGAGTTCTCGGTATGGATCGACTCTCCTGCCGCAAAGCCGAACGCAGTGTCGCCCACGTACACGGTCTGGGCGACGGGGCTCACGAGGTGCATCTCAATGCGGGCGTCGGTGTCGTTCCAGCGCGCCTCGTGCTCGAACGCGTCCAGGTCGAAGGTGCCTCCAGCCTCTTGGTTAATTCGGGCCAGCAGGTTTTTGTTGAACGCCGCCGTGACGCCTTGCGGGTCGTCGTAGGCGCGAACAAGCACGTCGCGGTCTTTCACGAGGTCCACGCCGATGAGCAGCCCGCCGCCCGGGCCAGCGATGTCCGCCATGCGGCGCAGCAGCCGCTCGGCAGCGTCGGGTGCGAAGTTGCCAATGGTCGAGCCAGGGAAATAGACGACTCTACGCTTGGTGTCAGGAGGGAGCGCCGGGAGGTCAAACGCCGTCGTGAAGTCGGCGGCGACAGGTAGGATTAACGTTTCCGGAAACTGCGCACGGAGACTGGTGGCTTGCTGCTGGAGATAGTCGCCCGAGATGTCGATGGGCACGTAGGCGGCGAGGTTCGGCAGGGCGCCGAGCAGCATGCGTGTCTTCTGACTCGACCCGCTTCCGTACTCTACGAGCGCAGCGCGCGGACCCACCGCGGCGGCCATCGCAGCGATGTGGCGCTCCATGATCGCCGTCTCCGTCCGCGTAGGGTAGTAGGCCTCCAACTCCGTGATCTCGTCGAACAGAGCCGATCCGCGCTCGTCGTAGAAGTACTTGCAGGGAAGCGTCTTTGGAGAGCTGGTCAGGCCCTCGACGACATCGGCAAGGAACGCAGCGTCGAGAGGCTTGGAGGTGATGGCGTTGGTCATGAGACCGAGGTTAGAGACGTGAGAGAGGAACGACGATCCATGAGAGAGAAGCGACGGTCCGTCCTACAGGCTGCGCGCGAGGCGGAGGCCGGTGAACTGCCACGTGGCCTCGGGCGGGAAGAAGTTGCGGTAGGTGGGGCGGATGTGCGAGCGGCTCGTGGCACAACTGCCGCCGCGGAGGACGTACTGGTTGCACATGAACTTGCCGTTGTACTCGCCCAGCGCTCCCTCGACGGGGCGATACCCGGGATACGGCCCGTAGCTGCTTGACGTCCACTGCCAGACCGAGCCGTACATCTGCCGGAGCTGTGGCACGTCGGCTGGTGCCCCGTCGCCCCCGACCGGGCCGCCGACGCGGTCTGAGATCGCGGGCGGGTGGAGGTGTCCGGCGTCCACAAACGGCCCGACGACGGGGAGCGATCGGGCGGCAGCCTCCCACTCAAACTCAGTAGGAAGGCGGGCTCCGGCCCAGCGAGCGTAGGCGTCCGCCTCGAAGTAGGAGAGATGGCAGACGGGCTCGTGGGGGTCGACCTCGCGGAAGCCGTGCATCGTGTAGTGCATCCACACGCCGTCGCGGCGCTCCCAGTAGAAGGGCTCCGTCCATCCGTGCTCCTGGGCGTGCGCGAAGCCCATCGAGAGCCATAGCTCCGCGCGGTCGTAGCCTCCATCGGCCATGAATGCGAGGAATTCGCCGTTCGTCACCAGGCGGCCGCCGAGTGCATAGGGTTCGAGGAAGACGCGGTGGCGTGGCCCCTCGTTGTCGAAATGGAACCGCTCGCCCACCGTTGCGCCCTCCGGGGCTGCGAAGCCCACGTGATAGATGCCACCCTCGAACGGGACATAGTCGATCGGTCCTGGGTCGCCTGCCTGAACATGGGGCCGGGCGTCATAGGCGGGGCGGAGTGGATTGACCGCGAAGACATGCTTCAGGTCGGTCACCATCAACTCCTGGTGCTGCTGCTCGTGGTGCAGCCCGATCTCGACCGTGTCGGCGAGGGGCCGGTGCGCGTCCTCGTCGAGCCCGTCGAGAAGCCGCTCCATGTGGGCGTCAACGTGCGCCCGGTAGCGCTTGACCTCGTCGACCGTAGGCCGCGACAGGTAGCCCCGCTGCGCGCGGCAGTGGCGCTCGCCCGCCTGCACGTAATAGCTGTTGAAGAGGAACAGGAAGCGGTCGTCGTAGAGCGCGTAGCCGTCGAGGAACGGCGTGAGGACGAAGGTCTCCCAGAACCAGGTCGTGTGCGCGAGGTGCCACTTGGTGGGGCTGATATCGGCCATCGATTGGACGACGTAGTCCTCGATAGCAAGGGGCGAGCAGAAGGCCTCGGTGTGGGCGCGTACGGCTTGGTAGCGGTCGAGGAGGCGTGCCCGGATGCCGTGAGAAGCAGCATCGACGGACGGCGGCGTGGCGGTGGAGGGCATCGACAGAGTGCGAGGGAAAGACAAGGAGGCGCTTTCGTGGGCCGGAAGCATCCGCGAGTGTGCGCAGGCGGCGCATGCGACAACGTACGCGCCAGGACGCCCCGAACGATACCAGGCTTACCTCGGAACGGGTATCCGGGTCCCCCTCATGGGCCCGGTGCTGCGGGCAGAGAGTCACGCAGCGGCGACCGTGCCTACTCCAACTGGTGTGCCCAGATCGCGCGCCGCCACCAGCGCCTCAATGTGACGCAGCAGCGTCTTCGGCGCAAACGGCTTGGTGAGGTAGTCGTCGGCACCGAGCGATCGCGCGTAGGTGATGGTGGAGGCATCGTTGTGCGCGCTCACCATCATCACCGGTAGATCCGCGGTGGTTGGCTCGCGGCGGATGCGGGCAAGCACCTCCAGCCCGCTCATGCCAGGCATTGAGATGTCCAGGAGGACGAGATCGAAGGGCGGAGCATTTGGCGTGTCGAACAGCATCGCAACGGCCTTCGTGCCTAGGTCGCAGTGTGTGGGCGTGGCCCCATGGCGACGCAGCGCGTTGCAGATCACCGAGCCGATGAGGGGGTCATCTTCCACGACCAGCACGTGCCGGGCAACCGCCTCGCACTCGGAGTTCGGCGGTGGTGTTGGCCCAGGCGCAGGCGGGCATGGTGCCGTCTCTCGGCCTTCCATGCAGGCTACGACGACCTCCAGCAAGGCATCCAGGAGATCGGGGCGGGCAACCTCGGGAGCCTCTCGCAGCGTACGGGCGGCATTGGTGATCTCAGGGTAGCCGAACTGTCCCCCTGAGCCTTTCAGCGTATGTGCCTCGCGAAGAATCGAGTCCCAAGCGGCAGGCTCACCCGCCATCGCCTGGACTCGGAGCGTTTCCAGGCTGTGGCGATGGTCAGCAAGCAAAGACCGGTAGAGGGCACGCAGTTCGTCCATCGGAGCAGGGGGAATTCAGGAGACCCCGGTGGTGCACACTACATGCCGCGCCCAGCGGTTAGGAGAGGCCGCTATATCATCTCGACTATTAGGTATCCGGTCGTGACGCCTGACCAAGGAAAACAGGGTGTCGACGCGTCCGGGCGTCTGCGGAGAGAGTCGCAACTACCACGAGAGAGGGGGTGGTCAGGTACGTTTTCAGAAACAACTCGTCGGACCCGCGCGCGGACTGCAGCGTTGGCTCTGCCACTCACCCCGCCCGAGCCGTCTCCCTCGTCCATGACCGCCGATCTCCTTGACCTCAGCGAGCGCCTGCGCGCTAGGTACGACGCGATTAGCGCGCGCATCAGCGCAGCAGCGACGCGGGTTGGCCGGGAGCCGGGTGACGTCACGCTCATCGCGGTGTCCAAAACGTTTCCGCTTCGCAGCATTCGTGCGGCGGTGGCTGCAGGGCTCCGCGACTTCGGGGAGAATCGGGTGCAAGAGCTCGACGAGAAAGCGCGCGCCCTGCCCGGTGCCTTCCTCGATGCCTGCGCAAGTCATGCGTCCGTAAGTGACGCCATCGTAAGTGACGCCATGGACGACAATGACGCAGTGACCAGCATACAGTCGGGCGAGGCGATCCGATGGCATCACATCGGGTCGCTCCAGCGCAACAAGGCTAAGACGGTCTGCGAGGTCGCCGACGTGTTCCACGCGCTCGACAGCCCGCGCCTGGCGCGCGAACTGGACAAGCGGGCCGAAGCGGTCGGCCGCGTTCTCCCGTGCTACGTCCAGGTCAACGTCTCGGGCGAGGGCACGAAGTCAGGGTTGGCCCCCGAAGAGACGCCCGGCTTCATCGACAGCCTAAACGCGTATGCGCACATCCGACCTGTTGGGCTGATGACACTCGCGTCGCCAGCCCGCGCGCCCGACGAATTGGAGACGCTGGTGCGACCGCAGTTCCGACGTCTTCGCTGCCTCGCCGAGCAGGTTGGGCGCGACCGGCTGCCCTGCCTCTCGATGGGGATGAGCGGTGACTTCGAGGTCGCTATCGAGGAGGGCGCGACGCACGTGCGCGTTGGCTCGGCACTCTTCGGGGCACGTGGGTAGCGAAGCCTTCGTCACGTTTTCCGACACCCTTCCGCAGAACGACGATGGAAAGCCGTAGCTTGCAGCGGCTTCGTGAAACCGTGCTGCCGCTCGAAAAGAACGACCGCGCGTTGCATCGGTTGGTCCTCCCAGACTTCACCCGTCCACGTTTTACCAGCCACCCTCCACCGACCCATCGAGGCATCGCATGCTCGACCCCCTTCAGATTCGAAAAAAAGAATTCACTAGCGCCTTCCGAGGTATTAGCGAAGACGAGGTCCGCAACTTTCTCCACGAGGTGTCCCGCCAGTGGGAAGAGCTCCTGAGTGACAACCGCCGCGCCGAGGCGCGCGTGCAGGAACTCGAAGGCAAACTCGCCCACTACGTCCGGATCGAGGAAGCCCTCCAAGAGGCTGTGCACTCGGCCCGAGAGAACGCCCGCCGCACGCAGGAGACGGCGGAGCAGCGCGCGAAGCTCATCACCGAAGAGGCCGAGATGCGCGCCCAGCAACTCGTGCAGGACGCCGAGCACGAGCGCTACCTCGCCAAGCAGGACCTCTCGAAGCTCAACAACCGCATCTCCGAGGTAACGGCTCGGCTGCGCGCGTTCCACACGTCGGAGTTGGAGATCCTGGCCGCGTTCACCGGCGAGGAGCCGACCGGCTACTTTCCCCGCGTGGCTCAGGGCACCCGTCGTGCCTTGCCTGCCGCCGGCGCGCCGCTCGTCGGCGACGCCCCCGTCCACCCCGAGTCCCCAACCGAGGAGGCACGCACTGCCGAGCCCCGTCCCGCCGAGCCTCGCGCCACGGAGACGCGCCCTGTCGAAGCCCGCCCAGCGGAAGCACGACCTGCAGAAACACGCCCGAGCGAGCCTGCCCCGGCCGACACCTCACGGTCGGCGATGGACTTCCGGGCCCTCTTCACACCGCCCTCCCGCCCAGCAGTGACGGACACCGTGCAGCGCGACACGGAACTCGAAAAGGCGACCATCCGACGCATCATCGAGGACATCGACTGAGAGTGCCGCAGCACGAAGGCCGAAGGGGACCAGGATCTAGCTAGCAAGCACTGATATTGTCGTCCTGAACTCGCTTCAGGATCACTGACGGCTCCGCTGTTCCGTGGCCTTGCTGAGTTGCTGAGTCGAGTTCAGCGTGCCATAGCGGGAGGCATGGCTTGATGTCAAATGCGTACCTGTTAGTGAGAGAGGTGGACGCGCAGTAGGATCGCGGACAATGAGCGAGCGCCACGAGCGTAGCTTCCTCCTCGCCTTTCGACCGCCTGACTTCGTACCTCCCCCATGCCCGTCACCGAAGGCCTCGACTTTGACATTGATGCGTACCGCGCTCGTGTCGAGGAGGCCGCCGCCGCCGTTCGCGCTCACCTCGACCTCGGCACCGACCCGCCGCGCATTGGTCTGATCCTGGGCACCGGCCTCGGCAAGCTCGCCGACGAGATCGAGATCGCGGCCGACGTGTCCTACGACGACCTCCCGCACTTCCCCGTCTCGACGGTGGAGTCGCACCACGGGCGGTTGATCGCGGGAACGCTGCGCGGTGTGCCCGTGCTGGCAATGCAGGGGCGCTTCCACCTTTATGAGGGCTACACGCCGAAGCAGGTCACCTTTCCAGTTCGTGTCATGGGATCCCTTGGCGTGGAGACGCTGCTCATCTCGAACGCAGCAGGCGGCATGAACCCGCACTTCCGGCGCGGCGACCTGATGCTGATCACGGATCACATCAACTTCCAGGGCGCCAACCCGCTCGCTGGACCAAACGTGGACGCCTGGGGGCCGCGCTTCCCTGACATGAGCGACCCTTACGACGCGTCGCTCCGCACCGTTGCAAAACAGGCGGCGCTCGACCGGGCGCTCAAGCTGCAGGAGGGCGTCTATGTGGCCGTGGAAGGCCCCAACCTGGAGACGCGCGCCGAGTACCGGATGCTACGCGCCATGGGAGCCGACGCCGTGGGCATGAGCACCGTACCAGAGGTCATCGTCGCCAAGCACATGGGGCTGCAGACGCTCGCCATCTCCGTCATCACCGACGAGTGCTTCCCCGACGCGCTCAAACCCGTCTCCATCCCCGAGATCCTAGCTGCCGCTGGCGAAGCCGAGCCTAAGCTCACCCAGATCATCGCCGATGTGGTCGAGAGGGTGGCAGAGAGTAGCAGTGCTGCATAACGTGCTAGAATGGTGAAGCTTGCTTACTATGTTCAACCGATAGTTGGTCGGTGACTCCAGCGGTTTCCGTACGGATTCAGTGAGCTCGATGAAGAAGGCCATTGTCGTTGGAGCTACCTCGGGAATCGGCCGCGCGCTTGCGTTGGCCTTAGGAGCCCGCGGATACGCTGTTGGTGTTACAGGGCGGCGAGCGGATCTCCTCACTGAGTTGCTAGCTGAACTCCCCGCAACGTCTGAGGCGGCTGAGATGGACGTGACCCAACTTGCTGGTGCCAGGCGCGGATTCGACGGGCTAGTAGAGCGCATGGGTGGTGTGGACCTCGTTGTGATTAGCGCTGGGACAGGGCACACGGACGAAGCAAAGTCTTGGGCCCACGTCCGCGAGACCGTCGAAACGAATGTGCTCGGGTTCGCAGCGCTCGCCGATGCTGCCTACCGTCACTTCGAGACGCGTGGGCACGGGCACCTGGTCGGAATCACTTCGGTGGCAGCGGTGCGTGAGAGTGGGCTAGCCCCGGCCTACCACGCATCAAAAGCCTTCGCCGCGCGCTATCTCGCCGGGCTTCGTCACCGCGCCGTGAAGTCGGATCTTGCCCTCGTCGTGACGGACGTGCGTCCAGGGTTCGTGGATACTGCGATGGCGAAAGGTGACGGCCTGTTCTGGGTAGCGACACCGGGACGGGCGGCGTCGCAGATCGTGGCGGCGATCGAAAAGCGGCGGAGCGTCGTCTATGTGACGAAGCGGTGGCGAGGAGTTGCTGCGGTGCTCGCCTCACTTCCGGGGGTGCTCTACCGCCGTGTCATATGATCCACCGTCGCACGCCTGCGAAGGGCATGAGAACGCCACGTTCCCCGTCAGCCGAACATATCCGGTGCACGAGGTAGGTCGGAACGTGGACGAGTGCACTACCCTCGAAAGCCAGCATCTCGTACTACGCGGGCCTGCAAGCGCGATCCTCCGCAGGCCTCTGCGAGCACGGCTTAGGCTGCAGGCCTCTGCGAGCACGGCTTAGGCTGCAGGCATCGGCTGCGAGACCGGTTCGCCGCTCGACCGTCCTTTGGCGATCCTGTAGTCTAGCCACGCTTCGACGGCCTCTACGAACAAGTGGGTCAAGCCCAGTCGAATGTTGCTAATGTCGCCGACGCCTAGGAGTCTCCGTTCTCTCAAGAAGTAGCCCACGCTTCCGTCGGGCTTTTGGGACTGAAGCAGATAGTCCAAGACGGATGAAAGCCGCTCGTTCAAAGGCCGCTGCGCGAGGTGGCTGGCCACGAGTCGGGCTACGACCTCGACATCGCCCTCTCTGGCAAAGCACTCGGCAAGGTCCAGTGCGTCGGCATTGTCTAATCCGGGATCGGCGTGCGTCGCTAAGCCAGACAAGACAAAATCACGGTCAGGCCTCAATGCTCCGGCGCTGTCGTCTCGGGGCTCACCGTTTGGAGTGGAGACTGCGTCAAACGTCGGGACATGCGCCCCGAGCTCGCTCTGTGCGTTGAGATAGAGGACGGCTCGGTTTCGAGCTTCGAGGACCCGGCGAAGTACATGGTCGTCGTTCTCCTGACCGAGTGGCTCTAGCTCGAAGTGGGGGACTTGCTCTGCGTCCGGCGGCGCAGCCACGTCGAGCAGGGCAGCGACGAGCGTGGTGTGGCAACAAGCATAAAACACCCGATCTCGGTCTGGGTCGTCTCCCATCGCTTGCCTCGTTGCCTCGGAAGGGGGCGTATAACCATCCGGGTCGCGCTGCGCTTGGAAGAGCGCTAGATATCGATCGAGCGTGGTGGAGGGGAAACCCTCCGTGCACCGCGCAGCAATCAATAGTTCGCCCAACACGTCCCAATCACCTCGTCGCGCAAAATGGGGAAGGAGGCTCTGCAGCACCAGCACGACTTTCCCACGGGCCGGATGGTCGTGACCCATCCGACACCGTCCGAAGTGGTTCAGGTAGAACAGCGTGTGGGTGATGCTATAGGCCGTGTCTCGGTCCATGCTCAACAGGCTGCGGCACGTGTTGAGCGCGGTAGCTGGCACGAAGCGAGCTGGATCGAGGCTACGGCCCTCGTACAGTGAGAGGAAGTAGTGTTGGTCGAGGCGCCGATAGGGCACCACCTCGCTGGCGTAGGGAAAGCCAGCCCGGAGGGCGAACTCCATGGTGGCCTCATGCTCGGGGACCACGTGCCCGTGGAGGTGCTTCAGCACGAAGTAGGGCATGAGCCACGCCCAGGCTCCGGGGAGCGACTTCCTGGCGGCTTCGGCGATCTCCTGGCTGTTGACGTACGCCGTGAGTACGCTCTGCCACCGCGTGAGGAGGTCGTCAGGGACTCCACGGGCGCCGCGGAGGGCCCTGTATAGGATGGCAAACTCTCCAGCGCGCTGGAGGAGCTTCCTGTCAATGGACGCCGTCTCTAGGTGCGGTAGGATTAGATCGATATGCCGATCTAACCACCGCACAGATGGGGAGAAATCAAGACTCACGGAACGGGTACCTTCCAGAGCAACGTGCTACGAGCTACCCGTTCAGCCTCTACCGGCGAGGCCGGAGAGATCACCAAGCGTCTCGAAGGAGTTGTTCCCTTCTCGGAGCACATACCAAGGACCGATCAGCTCTCCACCGGCGGCGAGAGTCGGCCCCGAGAAGTCTTGACCGACTCGGATCAACTCGTGGATGGTGATCTCGCGGTTGACAACCCCCGCGTCGATTAGCACGCTGACCTGCTCCTGGGTGATCGCTGCCTTCTCAAGCTCACTGCCTTCCTTGTAGACGTACCACGGCCCTACTAGCTCACCGCCTGCCGCGGCAGAGCCGCCCATCTCTCTAAGCTTGGCATGGGCGTCTAGAAGCTTTCCGACGGTTACTTCCTTCTTGATGACCGTGCTCTGGGCCAAGGGCTTGTAGTTCTTCGTCACTCGGACGAGAGGGTAGTCAGTGGCGGCGAGGTGGAATGATTCGTTGGACATGGGACCGTTCAAGGTTAGGTTGACAATGCAGCTGACTCTTGGTGGTCGTGGGTAAGTGCTCAGAAAAACACGCAGCCGAAGAGAGTTTTCCGATAGGCCAATATAGAACGTATAGATTGCTAAGCAAGGGGATAGGCACAGTTTTTTTAACAGCATAAGGAAAATTTGGGAGCTAAGGTCAACCGAGATGCTGTCAGCTATTACACTATTGTTTTCCTTGGGCAACGATAAAAAAACAGGCGAATGCCTCGATACTCTTTTGGACGCGGGCGATTGAGGCCGGCGGAGCGAGGGTGATCTAGGTGTGACGAAGAATGGCGGAGTCCTAGTGTGACCAGCTTGGTGCCTTGTCAGAGTTGGACACATCGGTCCATTGTGGAGGAGGCATTCTGTCGGGATTGCCGACCAAATCCTCCCACCTCGCTCCATACCCAAGCGCTGCTCTCCCTTTGTCGAGGGACTAGAACGTGAGCAGCGGGACACCGCCGTACTCAGAACGGCACGTCGTCCTCCACGTCGTCGAGCGCGCGTTCGGTGCGAGCGAGGCGGATGCCTGCGGCGTCGAAGCCGAAGAGGTCTTCGGGGGAGAACACGAGGCGGTGCTGGTGCTCCGTCTCAAAAAACGGGACGAACTTGGCGGCGACCTGGTCGAGGCGGTCGAGGTAGTACGGCGTGTGCTCGTCGGGCGCAGCCGGGTCCCAGGCGTCGGCGAGGCGGGCGGCCTCGAAGGCGGGGCCGGGTCCGGCAAGGTAGTAGCTCATACGGTCGCCCTTGCGTGGCAACTGGCCGGTCTGCGCGGCGCGCTGCTTGGCGAGTTCGTACGACGCCGTCCGCGTGCGTCGCCCGGCCTGCACGTCGGCCTCGTACGCCTCGACGGTGTTCTTCAGCGTCTCGGTGCGCTGGAAGTCGGCGACGCCGTCGTTCCAGTCGTGGGCGAGGATGCGGTCGCGCTGGGCGAGGTAGAGGTCGTGCAGGCCCTGGATGTCCTCGTTGAGTAGCAGCCGGACGGCCTCGCGGACAAAGCGCCGCCCGAAGCACTCCGTGGAGCGGGAGACGAGCGACGAGCCCTTGAACTTGATGCGCCCGTCGTAGCCGAGCAGCGCGTAGTTCTTCTTTTTGTACGACAGCATCTTCTGGAAGCGCCCGTCGAAGCCGATGCGGATGCCCTCGGGCATGCGCTCGGAGAGTGTGCGCACGTAGGCGCGCTCCTCCGTGTCGCCGCGGAGGCCGTCGGGCGGGATGAAGAGCACGCCGTCGGTGTCCACCTCGATGATCGTCCCGCCGTCGGCGCGGACGAGGCGGATGATCTGACGCAGCAGGTCCTGGCCGGTCGCCGCCACGCGGTCGGCCTCGGCGAAGTCGTTGAACAGCGCGAGGCTAAACGCGAGGTTGCCGTAGAAGCTATTGATGATGTTCTTGAACGCCGTCTGCCGGGCGTCCAACTCGGCGCGCGCGCCCGCGTCGTTCGTCGCCTTCATCGCGGCCTTGGTGTCGAAGCGGAGGTCGGTCAGCTTGCGGAGGAGATCAGGAAAAACGCCGAGCGCGTCGTCCTTTGGGCGGACATCGTACTGCAGCATGATGCTCGGGTACAGGCTCTCGACATCGGCATACACGACAGGACCGACGACACCCGTGACGAACACGTCGGTGTAGCCGCCGATGGTCTGGCTGCCCCACGCCGCGCGGGGGAGGGCTTGGCGCTGGCGGAGGTACTCGCGTACGAACAGGGCCTCGATCTTGCTCGCCGGGCCAGTACGCGCCGTCTGGCCGTAGGGCATCGGCACCATCTGCGTGAGGTAGAACGTGCTTCCCGAGAGGTGCCGCGCCAGCCGCTCCGTCTCCACCACGTCGTCGAGCGCATAGTCCAG
The Bacteroidota bacterium DNA segment above includes these coding regions:
- a CDS encoding ROK family protein, coding for MASKVLGIDIGGTGIKGAPVHLKRGELIADRHRIPTPQPATPEAVAEVVGAIAKHFDWKGPVGCALPGVVRHGTVYTAANIDKGWVGTNAKKLLRKVLPEPPVVLNDADAAGLAEVRYGAGRRHRRGSLLLLTFGTGIGSALFHDGDLVPNTELGHLHFLSGRHSGIAEHYAAARQREDDALSWEAWADRVQAYLDYVEELLNPDTILIGGGVSKLKRWSQFGHHLSTRAKLLPAELQNNAGIVGAAAAAD
- the egtD gene encoding L-histidine N(alpha)-methyltransferase, which encodes MTNAITSKPLDAAFLADVVEGLTSSPKTLPCKYFYDERGSALFDEITELEAYYPTRTETAIMERHIAAMAAAVGPRAALVEYGSGSSQKTRMLLGALPNLAAYVPIDISGDYLQQQATSLRAQFPETLILPVAADFTTAFDLPALPPDTKRRVVYFPGSTIGNFAPDAAERLLRRMADIAGPGGGLLIGVDLVKDRDVLVRAYDDPQGVTAAFNKNLLARINQEAGGTFDLDAFEHEARWNDTDARIEMHLVSPVAQTVYVGDTAFGFAAGESIHTENSHKYTLDEFFKLAGRAGWTRRHIWTDAADWFSVQYFEAAPPRN
- the egtB gene encoding ergothioneine biosynthesis protein EgtB, which gives rise to MPSTATPPSVDAASHGIRARLLDRYQAVRAHTEAFCSPLAIEDYVVQSMADISPTKWHLAHTTWFWETFVLTPFLDGYALYDDRFLFLFNSYYVQAGERHCRAQRGYLSRPTVDEVKRYRAHVDAHMERLLDGLDEDAHRPLADTVEIGLHHEQQHQELMVTDLKHVFAVNPLRPAYDARPHVQAGDPGPIDYVPFEGGIYHVGFAAPEGATVGERFHFDNEGPRHRVFLEPYALGGRLVTNGEFLAFMADGGYDRAELWLSMGFAHAQEHGWTEPFYWERRDGVWMHYTMHGFREVDPHEPVCHLSYFEADAYARWAGARLPTEFEWEAAARSLPVVGPFVDAGHLHPPAISDRVGGPVGGDGAPADVPQLRQMYGSVWQWTSSSYGPYPGYRPVEGALGEYNGKFMCNQYVLRGGSCATSRSHIRPTYRNFFPPEATWQFTGLRLARSL
- a CDS encoding response regulator; its protein translation is MDELRALYRSLLADHRHSLETLRVQAMAGEPAAWDSILREAHTLKGSGGQFGYPEITNAARTLREAPEVARPDLLDALLEVVVACMEGRETAPCPPAPGPTPPPNSECEAVARHVLVVEDDPLIGSVICNALRRHGATPTHCDLGTKAVAMLFDTPNAPPFDLVLLDISMPGMSGLEVLARIRREPTTADLPVMMVSAHNDASTITYARSLGADDYLTKPFAPKTLLRHIEALVAARDLGTPVGVGTVAAA
- a CDS encoding YggS family pyridoxal phosphate-dependent enzyme; its protein translation is MTADLLDLSERLRARYDAISARISAAATRVGREPGDVTLIAVSKTFPLRSIRAAVAAGLRDFGENRVQELDEKARALPGAFLDACASHASVSDAIVSDAMDDNDAVTSIQSGEAIRWHHIGSLQRNKAKTVCEVADVFHALDSPRLARELDKRAEAVGRVLPCYVQVNVSGEGTKSGLAPEETPGFIDSLNAYAHIRPVGLMTLASPARAPDELETLVRPQFRRLRCLAEQVGRDRLPCLSMGMSGDFEVAIEEGATHVRVGSALFGARG
- a CDS encoding DivIVA domain-containing protein — translated: MLDPLQIRKKEFTSAFRGISEDEVRNFLHEVSRQWEELLSDNRRAEARVQELEGKLAHYVRIEEALQEAVHSARENARRTQETAEQRAKLITEEAEMRAQQLVQDAEHERYLAKQDLSKLNNRISEVTARLRAFHTSELEILAAFTGEEPTGYFPRVAQGTRRALPAAGAPLVGDAPVHPESPTEEARTAEPRPAEPRATETRPVEARPAEARPAETRPSEPAPADTSRSAMDFRALFTPPSRPAVTDTVQRDTELEKATIRRIIEDID